One Coffea arabica cultivar ET-39 chromosome 5e, Coffea Arabica ET-39 HiFi, whole genome shotgun sequence DNA segment encodes these proteins:
- the LOC140006330 gene encoding ABC transporter G family member 10-like, translated as MELPIRTPDSIGRRASYIIETKNLSYKLLSPCNEFSLLCCKNPRKAAKFILKDVNCEARPGEMTAIAGPSGAGKTTLLEILGGEISPRKVSGKVLVNGCSIHPEFFRRICGFVTQDDALFPLLSVEETLMYSALLRLSGGKKEAISRVKVLIKELGLDHVAGSKIGEGSNHGISGGERRRVSIGVELVHDPSVILIDEPTSGLDSASALQVITLLTQIANKEGKTVILTIHQPGFRILELINRLVLLSNGHVVHNGSLKLLEQRLKDCGYCIPPRINVLEFAIEVPSCILIQSSEQASKSLDGSFFPKDMVVTEGRYNKDDSCVRNLNNFGVKRLSCSNSHLEEIFILGERFCKNIFRTKQLFAARIMQALTAGLIIGTIFMNVRNDQRQIALQTRIGFFAFTLTFLLSSTTEGLPIFLQERRIFMRETTRGAYRVSSYVISNTFVFLPFLLMVGLLYTTPVYWLVGLRQNIDGFLYFALVVWMVVLMSNALTACFSALVPNFIMGTSIIAGLMGSFFLFSGYFISKENIPNYWIFMHYISLFKYPFECFMINEYGGKGGRRCLERERGECSLYAYEFLRQEGLQESHKWSNLLIMLAFVIGYRVLCFLILWCKCYRSRN; from the coding sequence ATGGAATTGCCTATCCGGACACCAGATTCTATTGGTCGGAGAGCTTCATACATCATTGAGACCAAAAATCTGTCCTACAAACTTCTCAGTCCATGTAATGAGTTCAGTCTTTTATGTTGCAAGAATCCCAGGAAAGCTGCCAAGTTCATTTTGAAGGATGTAAATTGTGAAGCAAGGCCAGGGGAGATGACTGCAATAGCTGGCCCAAGTGGGGCCGGAAAAACTACACTTCTTGAAATCCTCGGTGGAGAAATATCACCAAGAAAGGTATCCGGAAAAGTATTGGTTAATGGTTGTTCAATACATCCAGAGTTTTTTCGCAGAATATGCGGGTTTGTCACCCAAGATGATGCACTGTTTCCATTGCTTTCTGTTGAAGAAACTCTCATGTATAGTGCTCTTCTTCGGCTATCAGGTGGGAAAAAGGAGGCCATCAGCAGAGTTAAAGTGCTGATAAAGGAACTTGGGCTGGACCATGTAGCTGGTTCCAAGATCGGGGAAGGATCAAATCATGGGATTTCAGGTGGCGAAAGGAGAAGAGTGTCAATTGGAGTTGAATTAGTTCATGATCCATCTGTCATTTTAATCGATGAACCAACTTCAGGGCTGGATTCAGCTTCTGCACTTCAGGTGATTACATTGCTCACACAAATAGCTAATAAAGAAGGTAAGACAGTTATCCTAACCATACATCAACCTGGATTCAGAATCTTGGAGTTGATCAATCGCCTTGTTTTGCTTTCAAATGGACATGTCGTCCATAATGGTTCATTAAAGCTTCTTGAACAGCGGCTTAAAGATTGTGGTTATTGCATTCCTCCACGCATCAATGTGCTTGAATTTGCCATTGAAGTCCCAAGCTGTATCTTAATACAAAGTTCAGAACAAGCTTCCAAATCTCTTGATGGCTCATTCTTTCCCAAGGATATGGTTGTAACTGAAGGAAGGTACAATAAAGATGATAGTTGTGTGAGAAATTTAAACAACTTTGGGGTCAAGCGCCTTTCCTGCTCAAATTCTCACTTGGAGGAGATTTTCATCCTTGGAGAAAGGTTTTGCAAAAACATATTCAGAACGAAACAACTCTTTGCAGCACGGATAATGCAAGCGTTGACAGCAGGACTCATAATTGGGACCATTTTCATGAATGTCAGAAATgatcaaaggcagattgccttacaAACTCGGATAGgattttttgctttcactctAACCTTCTTACTATCTTCCACAACTGAAGGCCTACCAATTTTCTTGCAAGAGCGAAGAATTTTTATGAGAGAAACTACAAGAGGAGCATATAGGGTATCTTCTTACGTTATTTCAAACACCTTTgtcttccttccttttcttttaatgGTTGGTCTTCTCTACACAACTCCAGTTTACTGGCTAGTTGGTCTGCGGCAAAACATTGATGGCTTCCTCTACTTTGCCTTGGTGGTTTGGATGGTTGTGTTGATGTCAAATGCCTTGACAGCATGCTTCAGTGCACTGGTCCCAAATTTCATCATGGGAACATCTATTATTGCAGGATTAATGgggtctttctttcttttttctgggTATTTTATCTCAAAGGAGAATATACCCAATTATTGGATCTTTATGCACTATATAAGCTTGTTTAAATACCCATTTGAATGCTTTATGATAAACGAGTATGGAGGGAAAGGAGGGAGAAGATGCTTAGAACGTGAAAGAGGGGAATGCAGTTTATATGCATATGAATTCCTGAGACAAGAAGGTCTGCAAGAGTCGCATAAGTGGAGCAATTTATTGATCATGTTGGCTTTTGTCATCGGCTATAGAGTTCTATGTTTTCTGATCTTGTGGTGCAAATGTTACAGATCCAGAAACTAG
- the LOC113691003 gene encoding uncharacterized protein isoform X1 translates to MLKQKVKMLRHCAFYSGLSLVKTWWLALLVSWSQHASETWFLFGSTHQSQAICLHFKGLCEVKMSDANNELSVDVNDLSEASTGEKRKREVKLRSKAWEHFTKLIKEDGTYEKCQCNHCNKLFTCSSRSGTTHLLRHITEGICPVYNRGKKDRPPTILNYMRGSSEQRNNMTSWKFNQGLDQAGHESVDMRDELLSAGLEDLERQTREVLEDDYVGQPSPPVSVKYPQQSALKRQSRGDSWMNELRACVSKLVDLTTERMPNGSSIKSSLAVTAPDYSIAAALRCLNEMEDIPQSSEMYLDAFELLKDDGERECFICLPAEPRRRWLQRMLHRRYPLRYNCNF, encoded by the exons ATGTTAAAACAGAAAGTGAAAATGCTTCGACATTGTGCATTCTATTCCGGGCTGAGTTTGGTCAAAACATGGTGGTTGGCCTTACTAGTTAGTTGGTCACAACATGCATCAGAAACCTGGTTTCTTTTTGGATCAACTCATCAAAGCCAGGCTATATGTTTGCATTTTAAAGGACTGTGTGAAGTTAAG ATGTCAGATGCAAATAATGAGCTCTCTGTGGATGTCAACGACCTATCTGAAGCAAGCACTGGAGAAAAACGGAAAAGAGAAGTAAAGTTAAGATCTAAAGCTTGGGAGCATTTCACCAAACTCATAAAGGAGGATGGAACGTATGAAAAATGCCAGTGCAATCATTGCAACAAGCTCTTTACATGTTCAAGTAGAAGTGGGACAACCCATCTGCTTCGTCACATAACAGAAGGAATATGTCCTGTGTATAATAGAGGGAAGAAAGATAGGCCGCCAACCATTTTAAATTATATGAGAGGGAGCTCAGAGCAAAGAAATAACATGACGTCGTGGAAATTTAACCAAGGGTTGGACCAGGCTGGGCATGAATCCGTTGATATGCGGGATGAGTTGTTATCAGCGGGTTTAGAAGATCTTGAACGTCAAACTCGTGAAGTCTTGGAGGATGATTATGTAGGCCAACCATCACCACCTGTAAGTGTCAAATATCCTCAACAATCTGCTTTAAAACGTCAATCGAGAGGAGATTCATGGATGAATGAGTTGCGTGCCTGTGTAAGTAAACTTGTTGATCTCACAACTGAAAGGATGCCAAACGGTAGTTCCATCAAATCTAGTTTAGCTGTTACTGCTCCTGATTACTCCATTGCTGCTGCTCTAAGGTGCCTGaatgaaatggaagatattccACAATCCAGCGAAATGTACCTAGATGCTTTTGAACTACTCAAGGATGATGGTGAGAGAGAGTGTTTTATATGTTTGCCAGCAGAACCGCGTAGGAGATGGCTCCAAAGGATGTTGCATCGACGTTATCCTTTGCGCTACAATTGTAATTTTTGA
- the LOC113691003 gene encoding uncharacterized protein isoform X2, which produces MSDANNELSVDVNDLSEASTGEKRKREVKLRSKAWEHFTKLIKEDGTYEKCQCNHCNKLFTCSSRSGTTHLLRHITEGICPVYNRGKKDRPPTILNYMRGSSEQRNNMTSWKFNQGLDQAGHESVDMRDELLSAGLEDLERQTREVLEDDYVGQPSPPVSVKYPQQSALKRQSRGDSWMNELRACVSKLVDLTTERMPNGSSIKSSLAVTAPDYSIAAALRCLNEMEDIPQSSEMYLDAFELLKDDGERECFICLPAEPRRRWLQRMLHRRYPLRYNCNF; this is translated from the coding sequence ATGTCAGATGCAAATAATGAGCTCTCTGTGGATGTCAACGACCTATCTGAAGCAAGCACTGGAGAAAAACGGAAAAGAGAAGTAAAGTTAAGATCTAAAGCTTGGGAGCATTTCACCAAACTCATAAAGGAGGATGGAACGTATGAAAAATGCCAGTGCAATCATTGCAACAAGCTCTTTACATGTTCAAGTAGAAGTGGGACAACCCATCTGCTTCGTCACATAACAGAAGGAATATGTCCTGTGTATAATAGAGGGAAGAAAGATAGGCCGCCAACCATTTTAAATTATATGAGAGGGAGCTCAGAGCAAAGAAATAACATGACGTCGTGGAAATTTAACCAAGGGTTGGACCAGGCTGGGCATGAATCCGTTGATATGCGGGATGAGTTGTTATCAGCGGGTTTAGAAGATCTTGAACGTCAAACTCGTGAAGTCTTGGAGGATGATTATGTAGGCCAACCATCACCACCTGTAAGTGTCAAATATCCTCAACAATCTGCTTTAAAACGTCAATCGAGAGGAGATTCATGGATGAATGAGTTGCGTGCCTGTGTAAGTAAACTTGTTGATCTCACAACTGAAAGGATGCCAAACGGTAGTTCCATCAAATCTAGTTTAGCTGTTACTGCTCCTGATTACTCCATTGCTGCTGCTCTAAGGTGCCTGaatgaaatggaagatattccACAATCCAGCGAAATGTACCTAGATGCTTTTGAACTACTCAAGGATGATGGTGAGAGAGAGTGTTTTATATGTTTGCCAGCAGAACCGCGTAGGAGATGGCTCCAAAGGATGTTGCATCGACGTTATCCTTTGCGCTACAATTGTAATTTTTGA
- the LOC113687632 gene encoding multiple organellar RNA editing factor 8, chloroplastic/mitochondrial-like, which yields MATRFFTRSSLLTPTKQTLTSFFSRSFASLSLSKPSQSLSTTASSLSLLRLRPLVAVASSLRSSTSVATGLRGFATRHTSSSLNDPNPNWSNRPPKETILLDGCDFEHWLVVMEKPEGDPTRDEIIDSYIKTLAEVVGSEEEARMKIYSVSTRHYFAFGALVSEELSYKMKELPRVRWVLPDSYLDVRNKDYGGEPFINGQAVPYDPKYHEEWVRNNARANERNRRNDRPRNHDRSRNFERRNMGQGGPGGPRNFGPTNTGDIPPNNMGGGAPNRGGMPPNNLGGMPSNNMGGQQAPGYMGQQPSNYNMGQQPPSYNMGQQPPNYNMGQQPPHYGGQQPPNYGGQQPPSSYMGGNQHNMGGVPNNAENFQYDNAPKSGGAPYQPGPGPNQNNYAPNVAGGNPYQNQNMPGRDIPPPQNYQ from the exons ATGGCGACTCGGTTCTTCACTCGGTCGTCTCTACTCACTCCCACCAAACAAACCCTAACTTCCTTCTTCTCTCGGTCCTTCGCTTCACTTTCTCTATCTAAACCTTCGCAATCTCTGTCCACTACCGCTTCCTCCTTGTCCCTTCTCCGTCTCCGCCCTCTCGTCGCCGTCGCGAGCAGCCTCCGCAGCAGCACCTCTGTCGCGACTGGCCTTCGAGGTTTTGCGACTCGTCACACATCGTCGTCTCTCAACGACCCAAACCCTAACTGGTCCAATCGCCCACCTAAAGAGACGATTTTGCTTGATGGATGTGATTTTGAACACTGGCTTGTGGTTATGGAGAAGCCTGAAGGGGATCCCACCAGAGATGAGATCATCGATAGCTATATCAAAACCCTAGCAGAAGTTGTTGGAAG TGAGGAGGAAGCAAGAATGAAGATCTATTCAGTCTCCACTAGACACTACTTTGCATTTGGAGCCCTTGTGTCTGAAGAGCTTTCTTATAAGATGAAAG AACTGCCTCGTGTCCGCTGGGTCCTTCCAGATTCTTACTTGGACGTTAGGAACAAGGATTATGGAG GGGAACCTTTCATTAATGGTCAGGCTGTTCCATATGACCCCAAGTATCATGAGGAGTGGGTGAGAAACAATGCTCGGGCAAATGAGCGAAATAGACGCAATGACAGACCACGCAACCATGACCGTAGCAGAAACTTTGAGAGAAGAAACATGGGCCAAGGGGGGCCTGGAGGGCCTAGGAACTTTGGTCCCACCAATACAGGGGACATACCCCCCAATAACATGGGAGGTGGTGCACCCAATAGGGGTGGCATGCCACCCAACAACCTCGGTGGCATGCCATCCAATAACATGGGAGGACAACAAGCACCGGGCTACATGGGACAGCAACCGTCAAACTACAACATGGGACAACAGCCACCATCCTACAACATGGGACAACAGCCACCAAACTACAACATGGGACAGCAGCCACCACACTATGGGGGACAACAGCCACCAAACTATGGGGGACAACAGCCCCCATCAAGCTATATGGGCGGAAATCAGCACAACATGGGAGGTGTGCCAAACAATGCAGAAAATTTCCAATATGATAATGCACCGAAGAGTGGAGGAGCACCTTATCAACCTGGTCCTGGGCCGAATCAGAACAATTATGCACCAAACGTGGCTGGTGGAAATCCTTACCAGAACCAGAACATGCCTGGAAGGGATATTCCACCGCCTCAAAACTATCAATAA
- the LOC113688509 gene encoding uncharacterized protein isoform X2 yields MLLSPWKLSTPIHKDNSLLVPNSGYAVEHIRARSSTTVLIVGVSRVKKVSSLVTCVSSCLVPYHCRSFPASISIAETFHVVDSCQKNCSSLLKDQPLTEDTRQDNLSNLAKNSNSENEREMQRRKRIGLANKGKVPWNKGRKHSEETREIISRRTKEALRDPKVRAKMSECPRSLSNQTKTRISRSLQKLWGQRLKWKRSEEKLLQLWAESIARVAKTGGSDQQELDWDSYEKMKRAIALQHLERAAQMAKEKEMAHVLAERAAKERDERKKILAQRKRELAQKAKVRKRKRSKEEREEFAANQESKLKAKLTKIHKLKPASSHFSSHHQRTWKNVDVGKLDALFTRTEQHQVSLADQIRLAKIKRAESATQDNSEINSWLQTKAEGW; encoded by the exons ATGCTCTTGTCTCCCTG GAAGCTCTCCACTCCTATTCACAAGGACAACAGTCTACTAGTACCAAATTCTGGTTATGCAGTTGAACACATACGAGCACGATCAAGCACAACAGTGTTGATTGTTGGTGTGTCTCGTGTGAAGAAGGTCTCTTCCTTGGTTACCTGTGTTAGTTCGTGCTTGGTGCCTTATCATTGTAGAAGTTTTCCGGCCAGCATTAGTATTGCGGAGACATTTCACGTTGTGGATTCTTGTCAAAAAAACTGTTCTAGTTTATTAAAGGACCAACCTTTAACTGAAGATACTCGACAGGATAATCTTTCCAATCTGGCAAAGAATTCTAACTCTGAGAATGAAAGGGAAatgcaaagaagaaaaaggattgGACtagcaaataaaggaaaagtccCATGGAACAAAGGCAGAAAACACAGTGAAG AGACACGGGAGATAATCAGCCGAAGGACAAAAGAAGCCTTGAGAGATCCCAAG GTAAGAGCGAAGATGTCTGAATGCCCTCGCTCGCTTAG TAATCAGACTAAGACAAGAATAAGCAGGTCACTGCAGAAGCTGTGGGGACAACGTTTGAAATGGAAAAGGTCAGAGGAAAAACTTTTGCAGTTATGGGCTGAAAGCATTGCTAGAGTTGCTAAGACAGGGGGTAGTGACCAACAAGAACTAGATTGGGATAGCTACGAGAAGATGAAAAGAGCAATAGCTCTCCAACATCTTGAGCGTGCAGCACAAATggcaaaggaaaaggaaatggcACATGTACTAGCAGAAAGAGCAGCAAAGGAAAgagatgaaagaaagaaaatacttGCTCAAAGGAAAAGGGAACTAGCGCAGAAGGCAAaagttagaaaaaggaaaaggtcaaaggaagagagagaagaaTTTGCTGCCAATCAAGAATCTAAATTGAAGGCAAAACTGACGAAG ATCCACAAACTGAAACCTGCTAGCAGTCATTTCAGCAGTCATCACCAACGAACCTGGAAGAACGTGGATGTAGGAAAGTTGGATGCATTGTTCACAAGAACAGAACAACACCAAGTCTCTCTAGCGGATCAAATCCGTCTAGCCAAGATCAAAAGAGCTGAATCTGCAACTCAAGACAACTCCGAAATTAATTCCTGGTTACAGACCAAAGCAGAGGGTTGGTAG
- the LOC113688509 gene encoding uncharacterized protein isoform X1, protein MANILACVVTVLNRMKLSTPIHKDNSLLVPNSGYAVEHIRARSSTTVLIVGVSRVKKVSSLVTCVSSCLVPYHCRSFPASISIAETFHVVDSCQKNCSSLLKDQPLTEDTRQDNLSNLAKNSNSENEREMQRRKRIGLANKGKVPWNKGRKHSEETREIISRRTKEALRDPKVRAKMSECPRSLSNQTKTRISRSLQKLWGQRLKWKRSEEKLLQLWAESIARVAKTGGSDQQELDWDSYEKMKRAIALQHLERAAQMAKEKEMAHVLAERAAKERDERKKILAQRKRELAQKAKVRKRKRSKEEREEFAANQESKLKAKLTKIHKLKPASSHFSSHHQRTWKNVDVGKLDALFTRTEQHQVSLADQIRLAKIKRAESATQDNSEINSWLQTKAEGW, encoded by the exons ATGGCTAACATATTAGCATGTGTGGTGACGGTATTAAATAGAAT GAAGCTCTCCACTCCTATTCACAAGGACAACAGTCTACTAGTACCAAATTCTGGTTATGCAGTTGAACACATACGAGCACGATCAAGCACAACAGTGTTGATTGTTGGTGTGTCTCGTGTGAAGAAGGTCTCTTCCTTGGTTACCTGTGTTAGTTCGTGCTTGGTGCCTTATCATTGTAGAAGTTTTCCGGCCAGCATTAGTATTGCGGAGACATTTCACGTTGTGGATTCTTGTCAAAAAAACTGTTCTAGTTTATTAAAGGACCAACCTTTAACTGAAGATACTCGACAGGATAATCTTTCCAATCTGGCAAAGAATTCTAACTCTGAGAATGAAAGGGAAatgcaaagaagaaaaaggattgGACtagcaaataaaggaaaagtccCATGGAACAAAGGCAGAAAACACAGTGAAG AGACACGGGAGATAATCAGCCGAAGGACAAAAGAAGCCTTGAGAGATCCCAAG GTAAGAGCGAAGATGTCTGAATGCCCTCGCTCGCTTAG TAATCAGACTAAGACAAGAATAAGCAGGTCACTGCAGAAGCTGTGGGGACAACGTTTGAAATGGAAAAGGTCAGAGGAAAAACTTTTGCAGTTATGGGCTGAAAGCATTGCTAGAGTTGCTAAGACAGGGGGTAGTGACCAACAAGAACTAGATTGGGATAGCTACGAGAAGATGAAAAGAGCAATAGCTCTCCAACATCTTGAGCGTGCAGCACAAATggcaaaggaaaaggaaatggcACATGTACTAGCAGAAAGAGCAGCAAAGGAAAgagatgaaagaaagaaaatacttGCTCAAAGGAAAAGGGAACTAGCGCAGAAGGCAAaagttagaaaaaggaaaaggtcaaaggaagagagagaagaaTTTGCTGCCAATCAAGAATCTAAATTGAAGGCAAAACTGACGAAG ATCCACAAACTGAAACCTGCTAGCAGTCATTTCAGCAGTCATCACCAACGAACCTGGAAGAACGTGGATGTAGGAAAGTTGGATGCATTGTTCACAAGAACAGAACAACACCAAGTCTCTCTAGCGGATCAAATCCGTCTAGCCAAGATCAAAAGAGCTGAATCTGCAACTCAAGACAACTCCGAAATTAATTCCTGGTTACAGACCAAAGCAGAGGGTTGGTAG
- the LOC113688507 gene encoding UBP1-associated protein 2C-like, with amino-acid sequence MDPIKKRKLDENGVLLHDPDGAVAAGMVPFKLSVEDARKILEPFSREQLLEIVQSAILRHVDVLDLVRSIADRDPAQRKLFIRGLGWETTTDKLRALFSQYGDLEEAVVILDKVTGKSKGYGFITFKHIDGAMAALKEPSKKIDGRMTVTQLAAAGVSGGPGGGGGNNQVDVSDRKIYVANVPYDMPAERLLAHFSMYGEIEEGPLGFDKATGKSRGFALFVYKTANAARASLVDSVKNIDGHQLNCKLAIDGKKKPGPGGPQGGNEGNNDGIGVGMPGGIAAQYGGHGGVGGVTGYSGFSVPSVGGNQLNSSLGSGGGGVGVGGPGMSGIGSQGMGSNLGVSGGLGPYGGGTHYGGPGSTGYGGLGGAGGGLSGVGSGVGGAGRGSFYGLPPSSGGMPTGDYQQGAHYGLSSSGYQSQHHQTAGTSPAPRVPTGGIYQGVPPYY; translated from the coding sequence ATGGATCCGATTAAGAAGAGGAAGCTCGATGAAAACGGCGTTCTATTACACGATCCAGACGGCGCCGTCGCCGCAGGAATGGTACCTTTCAAGCTTTCCGTCGAAGACGCGCGTAAAATCCTCGAACCCTTTTCCCGCGAACAGCTACTCGAGATCGTCCAATCAGCCATCCTTCGCCACGTGGACGTTCTCGACCTAGTACGATCCATCGCCGACCGGGACCCAGCACAGAGGAAGCTCTTCATCCGCGGCCTTGGTTGGGAAACCACGACGGACAAGCTACGAGCTCTCTTCTCCCAATACGGTGATCTCGAAGAAGCTGTTGTAATTCTCGACAAAGTCACTGGAAAATCGAAAGGTTATGGCTTTATCACTTTCAAGCATATTGATGGGGCAATGGCAGCTCTTAAGGAACCTAGTAAGAAAATTGATGGTCGGATGACGGTTACTCAGCTAGCGGCTGCTGGTGTGTCTGGTGGGCCGGGTGGCGGAGGGGGGAATAATCAGGTGGATGTTTCGGATAGGAAGATTTATGTGGCAAATGTACCTTATGATATGCCGGCTGAGAGGCTGTTAGCTCATTTTTCCATGTATGGCGAAATAGAAGAGGGACCATTAGGCTTTGATAAGGCAACGGGGAAATCGAGAGGGTTTGCTTTATTTGTGTATAAAACTGCCAATGCTGCGAGGGCGTCTTTGGTGGATTCTGTGAAGAATATAGATGGGCATCAGTTGAACTGTAAACTTGCTATTGATGGGAAGAAGAAGCCAGGTCCTGGAGGGCCTCAGGGTGGTAATGAAGGGAACAATGATGGTATTGGGGTGGGGATGCCTGGTGGGATTGCTGCGCAATATGGTGGGCACGGTGGAGTTGGTGGTGTAACTGGATATAGTGGATTTTCCGTGCCTTCGGTGGGTGGGAATCAATTGAATTCGTCATTAGGTAGTGGTGGTGGCGGCGTTGGTGTTGGTGGTCCAGGGATGTCCGGTATTGGCAGCCAAGGGATGGGGTCTAATTTAGGTGTTAGTGGTGGACTTGGTCCTTATGGTGGCGGGACGCATTATGGTGGGCCTGGTTCTACTGGATATGGTGGGTTGGGTGGAGCTGGTGGAGGATTGAGTGGTGTTGGGAGTGGAGTTGGTGGTGCTGGTCGTGGTTCTTTTTATGGATTGCCACCAAGCTCAGGTGGTATGCCAACTGGAGATTATCAACAGGGGGCACACTATGGCTTATCTTCGTCTGGATATCAAAGCCAGCATCATCAGACAGCAGGAACCTCACCAGCTCCCAGAGTTCCAACTGGGGGAATCTACCAAGGGGTGCCTCCTTACTATTGA